A part of Aegilops tauschii subsp. strangulata cultivar AL8/78 chromosome 2, Aet v6.0, whole genome shotgun sequence genomic DNA contains:
- the LOC120974194 gene encoding secreted RxLR effector protein 161-like, protein MVGRSLQPYKDPFRPKEEGEETLGPEVPYLSAVGALMYLANCTRPDIAFAVSLLTRYSSEPTKRHWKGVKDVFRYLQGTKDLGLFYKRNQGLSIIGYADAGYLSDPHDCKSQTGYVFLCGGTAFSWKSSKRTLVSTSTNHSEIMALFEASKECVSLRRMIGHIQQTCGLNTVQTPTIIYEDNAACVAQVQMGYVKSNLTKHISPKFFYAHELQQLNEDVSFWQLHLGLRPVDLVREHAMPNGPIYG, encoded by the exons ATGGTCGGAAGATCTTTACAGCCATACAAGGACCCGTTCAGGCCAaaggaagagggggaggaaacTCTGGGACCAGAGGTTCCTTACCTGAGTGCAGTTGGAGCACTCATGTACCTCGCAAATTGTACACGGCCAGACATTGCGTTCGCCGTCAGTTTGCTTACTCGGTACAGTTCTGAACCTACCAAAAGACATTGGAAAGGTGTCAAGGACGTCTTCCGTTACCTGCAAGGGACCAAAGATCTTGGTCTATTTTATAAGAGGAATCAAGGCCTATCTATTATAGGCTATGCCGATGCTGGGTACCTGTCGGACCCGCATGATTGCAAATCGCAGACTGGATATGTTTTCCTTTGTGGTGGAACTGCGTTTTCCTGGAAATCGTCCAAGCGAACACTTGTGTCGACTTCCACGAACCACTCGGAAATCATGGCACTATTCGAAGCGTCAAAAGAGTGTGTATCGCTTCGGCGGATGATCGGCCACATTCAGCAGACATGTGGGCTGAACACCGTACAAACCCCTACCATTATCTATGAAGATAATGCTGCTTGTGTTGCACAAGTCCAGATGGGTTATGTGAAGAGTAACCTCACAAAGCATATTAGTCCCAAGTTCTTCTATGCACATGAGCTGCAACAGTTAAACGAG GATGTCAGTTTTTGGCAACTCCACTTGGGCCTTAGGCCCGTTGATCTGGTCCGCGAACACGCGATGCCTAATGGGCCAATTTACGGCTAG